The following proteins are co-located in the Camelina sativa cultivar DH55 chromosome 12, Cs, whole genome shotgun sequence genome:
- the LOC104731827 gene encoding palmitoyl-protein thioesterase 3-like, with protein sequence MEKSIQRCVLLVTLSLFFFSFPVSLSVPFVVFHGFDNACSDEQFITVTQSLSNLSGHPGSCVEIGNGHQDSLHMPLTQQASIACEKIKQMPELSDGYNIVAASQGNMVARGLIEFCDNAPPVFNYVSLAGPHAGIAAVPEPCNVPFCWLLKALFPFVYSDLAQDLVAPSGFVKVPTKIAEYLEHSKYLPKLNNERPAEKSSTFKDRFTSLQNLVLVMFENDTMLIPRETSWFGYYPDGASTPVLPPQKTKLYTEDWIGLKTLDDAGKVKFISLPGGHVEITKEELVKYVVPYLQNESTLSSEHEAM encoded by the exons ATGGAGAAGAGTATCCAACGATGTGTTCTCCTTGTGaccttgtctctcttcttcttctcctttccaGTATCACTCTCTGTTCCATTCGTTGTGTTTCACG GGTTTGACAATGCATGCTCCGATGAACAATTTATAACCGTAACACAGTCCCTTAGCAACCTCTCCGGCCACCCTGGATCTTGCGT GGAAATAGGAAATGGACATCAAGATTCCCTTCACATGCCGCTTACGCAACAAGCGAGCATAGCTTGTGAGAAAATCAAACAGATGCCAGAGCTGAGTGATGGTTACAACATTGTTGCAGCGTCTCAAGGAAACATGGTCGCTAGAGGCCTAATCGAGTTCTGCGACAATGCTCCACCAGTCTTCAACTATGTATCTTTAGCAGGTCCTCATGCTGGCATTGCTGCAGTCCCTGAGCCGTGTAAT GTCCCATTTTGCTGGCTCCTGAAGGCACTGTTTCCATTTGTCTACAGCGACCTCGCTCAA GATCTTGTTGCTCCAAGTGGTTTTGTCAAAGTCCCTACT AAAATAGCAGAGTATTTGGAGCACTCCAAGTATTTGCCAAAGCTCAACAACGAGAGACCTGCCGAGAAGAGCTCTACTTTTAAAGACCGTTTCACCAGCTTGCAAAACTTAGTTCTCGTCATG TTCGAAAATGATACAATGTTGATTCCAAGAGAAACTTCTTGGTTTGGATATTACCCGGATGGAGCTTCCACACCTGTTTTGCCTCCTCAAAAG ACAAAGCTCTACACTGAAGACTGGATTGGTCTGAAAACCTTGGATGATGCTGGAAAAGTGAAGTTTATTAGTCTCCCTGGCGGACACGTTGAAATAACGAAAGAAGAGCTTGTAAAATACGTTGTGCCTTACCTCCAGAACGAGTCTACGTTATCTTCTGAACACGAGGCAATGTAG